One part of the Neodiprion virginianus isolate iyNeoVirg1 chromosome 3, iyNeoVirg1.1, whole genome shotgun sequence genome encodes these proteins:
- the LOC124301564 gene encoding PIH1 domain-containing protein 1-like isoform X2, which yields MSNNSLLDVDESIIRKNLLLPGIKEENDLEELLKNFNKPERPSVTIRPSPGSCVKAKTECGQKVFLNICLTTEIPAPEEISETQLLKLIEDETPSSYRIPMSIGQERMESDKSDKPAPTYDIAINTEFYKKCMEHKLFWVFLISVVIEGVSDKYDKRIRPEGYVVLKHRKALGKLQQHRIEKREVNNAMRKPLIQDLTGDNLRPTRLETETINLSKSALSAQSVYENNFKNSRIPEYRILREPKEGTVEKLVGQFKVPNVLSSKDLAVDVGEDRIIVEAHRTGYLIDIFVPYSIAQENVDAALDTINGMLVLNMPVVQC from the exons atgtcaaataattcattattGGATGTTGACGAAtcaattataagaaaaaatctgCTGTTGCCG GGCATTAAAGAGGAAAATGACCTCGAAGAACTCCTGAAAAACTTCAATAAACCTGAACGTCCTTCAGTCACGATAAGACCGAGTCCAG GTTCTTGCGTTAAAGCAAAAACAGAATGTGGCCAAAAAGTCTTTTTGAACATATGTCTAACCACAGAGATACCAGCACCAGAAGAAATATCTGAAACACAATTGCTAAAACTGATAGAAGATGAAACCCCCTCCAGTTATCGCATTCCGATGAGTATTGGTCAGGAAAGGATGGAATCTGACAAAT ctGATAAACCAGCGCCAACATACGACATAGCAATAAATAcggaattttataaaaaatgcaTGGAACATAAACTGTTCTGGGTTTTCCTGATCAGCGTCGTTATAGAGGGGGTTTCAGACAAATATGACAAGCGTATACGTCCCGAAGGATATGTCGTTCTGAAGCATCGCAAG GCCCTGGGCAAGCTGCAGCAACACAGAATTGAGAAACGAGAAGTCAATAACGCAATGCGTAAACCACTTATTCAAGACTTGACAGGTGATAACTTAAGGCCAACGAGACTGGAAACTGAAACAATCAATCTTTCCAAATCCGCATTGAGTGCTCAATCTGTATATGAAAATAACTTCAAGAACTCAAGAATACCTGAGTACAGAATTTTACGTGAACCAAAGGAAGGAACTGTTGAGAAATTAGTTGGACAATTTAAAGTGCCTAATGTG ttaTCTTCAAAAGATTTGGCGGTCGATGTTGGTGAGGATCGAATAATAGTGGAAGCTCACAGAACTGGTTATTTGATCGATATCTTTGTCCCATATTCCATTGCTCAAGAAAATGTGGATGCAGCATTAGACACAATCAATGGC ATGTTGGTACTAAATATGCCTGTTGTTCAGTGTTAA
- the LOC124301564 gene encoding PIH1 domain-containing protein 1-like isoform X1, translated as MSNNSLLDVDESIIRKNLLLPGIKEENDLEELLKNFNKPERPSVTIRPSPGSCVKAKTECGQKVFLNICLTTEIPAPEEISETQLLKLIEDETPSSYRIPMSIGQERMESDKSDKPAPTYDIAINTEFYKKCMEHKLFWVFLISVVIEGVSDKYDKRIRPEGYVVLKHRKALGKLQQHRIEKREVNNAMRKPLIQDLTGDNLRPTRLETETINLSKSALSAQSVYENNFKNSRIPEYRILREPKEGTVEKLVGQFKVPNVLSSKDLAVDVGEDRIIVEAHRTGYLIDIFVPYSIAQENVDAALDTINGVSKLLYSCKLMTFLFGIH; from the exons atgtcaaataattcattattGGATGTTGACGAAtcaattataagaaaaaatctgCTGTTGCCG GGCATTAAAGAGGAAAATGACCTCGAAGAACTCCTGAAAAACTTCAATAAACCTGAACGTCCTTCAGTCACGATAAGACCGAGTCCAG GTTCTTGCGTTAAAGCAAAAACAGAATGTGGCCAAAAAGTCTTTTTGAACATATGTCTAACCACAGAGATACCAGCACCAGAAGAAATATCTGAAACACAATTGCTAAAACTGATAGAAGATGAAACCCCCTCCAGTTATCGCATTCCGATGAGTATTGGTCAGGAAAGGATGGAATCTGACAAAT ctGATAAACCAGCGCCAACATACGACATAGCAATAAATAcggaattttataaaaaatgcaTGGAACATAAACTGTTCTGGGTTTTCCTGATCAGCGTCGTTATAGAGGGGGTTTCAGACAAATATGACAAGCGTATACGTCCCGAAGGATATGTCGTTCTGAAGCATCGCAAG GCCCTGGGCAAGCTGCAGCAACACAGAATTGAGAAACGAGAAGTCAATAACGCAATGCGTAAACCACTTATTCAAGACTTGACAGGTGATAACTTAAGGCCAACGAGACTGGAAACTGAAACAATCAATCTTTCCAAATCCGCATTGAGTGCTCAATCTGTATATGAAAATAACTTCAAGAACTCAAGAATACCTGAGTACAGAATTTTACGTGAACCAAAGGAAGGAACTGTTGAGAAATTAGTTGGACAATTTAAAGTGCCTAATGTG ttaTCTTCAAAAGATTTGGCGGTCGATGTTGGTGAGGATCGAATAATAGTGGAAGCTCACAGAACTGGTTATTTGATCGATATCTTTGTCCCATATTCCATTGCTCAAGAAAATGTGGATGCAGCATTAGACACAATCAATGGCGTAAGTAAACTACTTTACTCTTGCAAACTCATGACTTTTTTATTCGGAATACACTAA